Proteins from a single region of Geothrix sp. PMB-07:
- a CDS encoding homogentisate 1,2-dioxygenase, producing the protein MTFRKGPTTTQAHVDVPVGLYEEEYARNGFFGRTSHLYRSQPPVGWTHIEGDLRPEALKVLELAGLGQGSYWQGRVAFLENQDIVIALTTLTEPMPSYVRNADGDEVHFVHKGAGQLETDFGPLTYEVGDYLVIPRGTVYRYSPSSSTSLLIVEAFSEVSIPDRGMLGRHALFDTDVIKTPSPSPREGGPFTLEIKRLNRITTVTYPFNPINTVGWKGDLTVWQLNIRDIRPVMSERYHLPPSAHSTWIMRDAVICSFLPRSLENGDPGAMKVPFFHSNIDFDEVLFYHDGEFFSRAGIEPGMVTFHAQGIHHGPHPKAIEAAKSKTFTNEKAVMIDTRNPLQLTEAGRSVAMADYWKSWM; encoded by the coding sequence ATGACGTTCCGCAAGGGGCCCACCACCACGCAGGCGCATGTCGATGTGCCGGTCGGCCTGTATGAAGAGGAATACGCCCGCAACGGCTTCTTCGGCCGCACCAGCCACCTCTACCGCAGCCAGCCACCGGTCGGCTGGACGCACATCGAGGGCGACCTGCGACCCGAGGCGCTCAAGGTGCTGGAGCTGGCGGGCCTGGGCCAGGGCAGCTACTGGCAGGGCCGGGTGGCCTTCCTGGAGAACCAGGACATCGTCATCGCCCTCACCACCCTCACCGAACCCATGCCCAGCTACGTGCGCAACGCCGACGGCGACGAGGTCCACTTCGTCCACAAGGGCGCGGGCCAGCTGGAAACAGACTTCGGCCCCCTCACCTACGAGGTGGGCGACTACCTCGTCATCCCCCGCGGCACCGTCTACCGCTACTCCCCAAGCTCAAGCACGTCGCTGCTGATCGTCGAGGCCTTCAGCGAGGTGAGCATCCCCGACCGGGGCATGCTGGGCCGCCACGCGCTCTTCGACACGGATGTGATCAAGACGCCCTCGCCCTCCCCCCGCGAGGGCGGCCCCTTCACGCTGGAGATCAAGCGGCTGAACCGCATCACCACGGTCACCTACCCCTTCAACCCCATCAACACCGTGGGCTGGAAGGGCGATCTCACCGTGTGGCAGCTGAACATCCGTGACATCCGCCCCGTCATGAGCGAGCGCTACCACCTGCCGCCCTCCGCGCACTCCACCTGGATCATGCGCGATGCCGTCATCTGCTCCTTCCTGCCCCGCAGCCTGGAGAACGGCGATCCCGGCGCCATGAAGGTGCCTTTCTTCCACAGCAACATCGACTTCGACGAAGTGCTCTTCTACCACGACGGCGAGTTCTTCAGCCGCGCGGGCATCGAACCCGGCATGGTCACCTTCCACGCCCAGGGCATCCACCACGGCCCCCACCCCAAGGCCATCGAAGCCGCCAAGTCCAAGACCTTCACCAATGAGAAGGCCGTGATGATCGACACCCGCAACCCCCTCCAGCTCACCGAGGCCGGCCGCAGCGTCGCCATGGCGGACTACTGGAAGAGCTGGATGTAA
- a CDS encoding molybdenum ABC transporter ATP-binding protein produces MELKAAFSKTFPGGPTIQAAFQVPLEAFGLTVIFGPSGCGKTTVLRCLAGLEAPDAGLIQAGGEAWFQHGRAVLPASGRSIGFVSQDSALFPHLSVAGNIAYGIRGCSRAEGRARVAELIAFMGLEGLAERRPAELSGGQKQRVALARALAPRPRLVLLDEPFVSLDRAAAEQLRHTLRKLLQELRVPCLLVTHDPLEALALGDRMLRMAEGRIVEEGEPARLLSRHDGAAGDPLDGQMGVVVRTRVLGRVEGLLRLGAGSAELLAPDPGGDFDEAFACIRGEGVALEHGPHGPQTPRNRLVAEIVGLEPLGGLTRIHLDAGFSFEALITTWACQDLKLAQGQTIHALIKASAIGVIPIRG; encoded by the coding sequence GTGGAGCTGAAGGCGGCGTTCTCGAAGACCTTTCCGGGTGGCCCCACGATCCAGGCCGCTTTTCAGGTGCCGCTGGAGGCCTTCGGCCTCACGGTGATCTTTGGCCCTTCCGGTTGCGGCAAGACCACGGTGCTGCGCTGCCTGGCGGGCCTGGAGGCACCGGATGCGGGCCTCATCCAGGCAGGCGGGGAGGCATGGTTCCAGCATGGCCGCGCCGTGCTTCCCGCCTCGGGCCGAAGCATCGGCTTCGTTTCCCAGGATTCCGCGCTGTTCCCCCACCTCAGCGTGGCGGGCAACATCGCCTACGGCATCCGGGGCTGCTCCCGCGCCGAGGGCCGGGCACGCGTGGCCGAGCTGATCGCCTTCATGGGGCTGGAGGGCTTGGCGGAACGTCGCCCCGCCGAGCTTTCCGGCGGGCAGAAGCAGCGGGTGGCCCTGGCCCGGGCCCTGGCGCCCCGGCCCCGCCTGGTGCTGTTGGACGAGCCCTTCGTGTCCCTGGATCGCGCCGCTGCGGAGCAGCTGCGGCACACCCTCCGGAAGCTGCTCCAGGAGCTGCGTGTGCCCTGCCTCCTGGTGACTCACGATCCCCTGGAGGCCCTGGCTCTGGGGGATCGCATGCTGCGCATGGCCGAGGGCCGCATCGTGGAGGAGGGTGAGCCTGCCCGACTGCTCTCGCGCCACGATGGCGCCGCTGGTGATCCCTTGGACGGGCAAATGGGAGTGGTGGTGCGCACCCGGGTGCTGGGCCGCGTGGAAGGCCTGCTGCGGCTGGGAGCTGGCAGCGCGGAGCTGCTGGCGCCGGATCCCGGCGGGGACTTCGACGAGGCCTTCGCCTGCATTCGCGGAGAGGGCGTGGCGCTGGAGCATGGGCCCCACGGCCCTCAGACTCCGCGCAACCGCCTGGTGGCGGAGATCGTGGGCCTCGAGCCCCTGGGCGGCCTCACCCGCATCCACCTCGATGCGGGCTTTTCCTTCGAGGCCCTCATCACCACCTGGGCCTGCCAGGACCTGAAGCTGGCCCAGGGACAGACCATCCACGCCCTCATCAAGGCCAGTGCCATCGGGGTCATCCCCATCCGGGGCTGA
- a CDS encoding amidohydrolase family protein gives MFPTSTRWLLLALGLCLSTAVIAGLPPSAPFSPAAQALIDRAFSDLDPARPLIDVHVHALGLGQDGDGTFVNPEKLSARHPLKRLETGLYLKATGVKGLDHFDRDYVEVLLARARAFPRPVRIHLLAMDRAYKPDGTPDPIRTEFHVPNAYVLDLAARHPDLITPVISIHPARKDAIQELEACAARGARLMKWLPNAQAIDPANPAFDPFYRRMKELGVVLLTHAGEEKAVAVKGAQALGNPLRLRRPLDLGVTVIVAHCASLGRNEDLDHPGTAAPNFELFLRLMNEPRYQGHLFGDLSAITQINRLPAPLQHLLAHPEFDGRLLNGSDYPLPGVDLVIWTRQLVKLGMLTPNERQALNEIWKRNPLLFDVVLKRTLKDPSTGRRWPADLFQRDPGSLAGKGSAGLR, from the coding sequence ATGTTCCCGACTTCAACCCGATGGCTTCTCCTCGCGCTGGGCCTCTGCCTCAGTACTGCCGTAATCGCGGGCCTACCGCCTTCAGCGCCCTTCTCCCCCGCCGCCCAGGCCCTCATCGACCGCGCTTTCTCGGATCTGGATCCAGCCCGCCCCCTGATCGATGTGCATGTGCATGCGCTGGGTCTCGGTCAGGATGGCGACGGCACGTTCGTGAACCCTGAGAAGCTCAGCGCCCGGCACCCGCTCAAGCGCCTGGAGACGGGCCTCTACCTGAAGGCCACCGGCGTGAAGGGCCTCGATCATTTCGACCGGGACTATGTCGAGGTTCTGCTGGCCCGGGCCCGGGCCTTCCCGCGTCCCGTGCGAATCCACCTGCTGGCCATGGACCGCGCCTACAAGCCGGATGGCACGCCCGATCCCATCCGCACCGAATTCCACGTACCCAACGCCTACGTGCTCGACCTCGCTGCTCGGCACCCCGATCTGATCACGCCGGTCATCTCCATCCACCCGGCCCGAAAAGATGCCATCCAGGAACTGGAGGCCTGCGCCGCCCGGGGCGCTCGCCTGATGAAGTGGCTGCCCAACGCCCAGGCCATCGATCCGGCCAATCCCGCCTTCGATCCTTTCTACCGCCGCATGAAGGAACTGGGCGTGGTGCTGCTCACCCATGCGGGCGAGGAAAAGGCCGTGGCCGTAAAGGGGGCCCAGGCCCTGGGTAATCCCCTGCGCCTGCGCCGCCCGCTGGATCTGGGGGTCACGGTGATCGTGGCCCACTGCGCCAGCCTCGGGCGCAACGAGGATCTGGACCATCCCGGGACAGCAGCCCCGAACTTCGAGCTGTTCCTGCGCCTCATGAACGAACCGCGGTACCAGGGCCACCTCTTCGGCGACCTCTCCGCCATCACCCAGATCAACCGGCTGCCTGCCCCTCTTCAACATCTGCTGGCCCATCCTGAGTTTGATGGCCGTCTGCTCAACGGCAGCGACTATCCGCTGCCCGGCGTGGATCTCGTCATCTGGACGCGGCAGCTGGTGAAGCTGGGGATGCTCACGCCGAACGAGCGCCAGGCCCTCAATGAAATCTGGAAGCGGAACCCACTGCTCTTCGATGTCGTGCTCAAACGCACCCTGAAGGATCCAAGCACCGGCCGACGCTGGCCCGCTGACTTGTTCCAGAGAGATCCGGGCTCACTGGCGGGAAAAGGAAGCGCTGGTCTGCGCTGA
- the glp gene encoding gephyrin-like molybdotransferase Glp, which translates to MPTPAEALHLILAAMPPLPPVSAPLADSLGLALAADVYSAATVPPFTNSAMDGYAVQAADLDAASAERPVRLRVLGDLAAGGVSYHVLHPGSALRIMTGAALPEGADAVVPVEDTTRGEDADGDWVELGRPIRRGIHIRLAGEDLQQGQLLVKAGQGLRPGDLGVLAAAGIPAVSVYPRARVAVLTTGDELVDVSEEPGPGRIRDANIHAVCAQVRACGAIPVPYARVPDDREALMHTLKLALEADVVLTTGGISVGDYDHMKAMLEELGARRAFWKVAQKPGGPLGFWRLGTKPIFGIPGNPVAAMLMVEEYVRPALRKRMGFAKLHRPVVEARLEDGWSGRVGDGRTTFLRVVAVKEGGGYCARLTGPQGSAILSSMLSANALAVIPAGVDQVAPGGPVLLRLTEEAEDH; encoded by the coding sequence ATGCCCACGCCCGCCGAAGCCCTGCACCTCATCCTCGCGGCCATGCCGCCGTTGCCACCCGTGTCGGCGCCACTGGCGGACAGCCTGGGGCTGGCTCTCGCGGCCGATGTCTACTCTGCAGCCACGGTGCCCCCCTTCACCAACTCCGCCATGGATGGCTACGCCGTGCAGGCGGCGGATCTCGACGCGGCCTCGGCGGAGCGTCCCGTGCGCCTGCGTGTGCTGGGCGACTTGGCCGCGGGTGGTGTGTCGTACCATGTGCTGCATCCCGGTTCAGCCCTTCGGATCATGACCGGCGCGGCGCTTCCCGAGGGTGCCGATGCGGTGGTGCCGGTGGAGGACACCACCCGGGGCGAGGACGCGGATGGCGATTGGGTGGAGCTGGGTCGGCCCATCCGCCGGGGCATCCACATCCGCCTCGCGGGAGAGGATCTGCAGCAGGGCCAACTGCTGGTGAAGGCCGGACAGGGCCTGCGGCCCGGCGATCTGGGCGTGCTGGCCGCAGCGGGCATTCCTGCGGTGTCTGTTTATCCACGCGCGCGGGTGGCCGTGCTCACCACGGGTGATGAATTGGTGGATGTGTCCGAAGAACCGGGGCCGGGCCGCATCCGGGATGCGAACATCCATGCGGTTTGCGCGCAGGTCCGCGCTTGCGGCGCCATTCCCGTTCCCTACGCCCGCGTGCCGGATGACCGCGAGGCGTTGATGCACACGCTGAAGCTGGCGCTCGAGGCAGATGTGGTGCTCACCACCGGCGGCATCTCCGTGGGCGACTACGACCACATGAAAGCCATGCTTGAAGAGCTGGGCGCCCGGCGGGCCTTCTGGAAGGTGGCGCAGAAGCCGGGTGGCCCCCTGGGTTTCTGGCGGCTCGGCACCAAGCCCATCTTCGGCATTCCGGGCAATCCCGTGGCGGCCATGCTCATGGTGGAAGAGTACGTGCGGCCGGCGCTGCGGAAGCGGATGGGTTTCGCCAAGCTGCATCGCCCCGTGGTGGAAGCGCGTTTAGAGGACGGCTGGAGCGGCCGGGTCGGCGATGGCCGAACCACTTTCCTGAGAGTGGTGGCCGTGAAGGAAGGCGGCGGATATTGCGCGCGGCTCACGGGGCCTCAGGGCTCCGCCATCCTGTCCTCCATGCTCAGCGCCAATGCCCTGGCGGTGATTCCCGCGGGCGTCGATCAGGTGGCACCGGGCGGGCCCGTGCTGCTTCGCCTCACGGAAGAGGCCGAGGATCACTGA
- a CDS encoding MFS transporter: MTSEPTFREKYSFPASFWNANLTELFERAAYYSMASFIVIYLGRLGLGDYWPSTLNSVLWFLVYFLPILSGTIADQIGFRRSLLMACVLLVGGYFLMGYPVWFGGQTLAPQAGRDVTAGMGVMLPVAAAILLIGIGASFVKPCIAGTVQRTHLGKATLAFGIFYTVINVGSVFGRLTAFFVRTKLGKLDTIFIVSMIASVLAFLVVTLLYRDPEAAVDLSKPKRSLGEIFIGMFKVLGNGRFAMFLLVSSGFYFIYNQVYNVLPLYVSKTVELGPRMDLYTLANPLTIVLFQLVITKVFGKLPPIKSIIVGTVIIGLAMLINVAPLFMAGGVTMRVWLPLGSLFVVMTVALIAFGELFAASRLYEYIGSLAPKGQEGLFLGYANLPMAIGSLVGGPAGAWLFNKVMCAGAVKQSSGLLQLDPKAAASGWIILTLFGLGSALSLWVYNRWLQKQG, translated from the coding sequence ATGACTTCAGAGCCCACGTTTCGAGAGAAGTACAGCTTTCCAGCCTCCTTCTGGAACGCGAACCTCACCGAGCTCTTCGAGCGGGCCGCCTACTACTCCATGGCCAGCTTCATCGTCATCTACTTGGGGCGGCTGGGGCTGGGCGACTACTGGCCCAGCACCCTCAACAGCGTGCTGTGGTTCCTGGTCTACTTCCTGCCCATCCTCAGCGGCACCATCGCCGATCAGATCGGCTTCCGCCGCAGTCTCCTCATGGCCTGTGTGCTGTTGGTGGGCGGTTACTTCCTCATGGGGTATCCGGTCTGGTTCGGTGGCCAGACGCTGGCACCGCAGGCAGGCCGGGATGTCACGGCGGGCATGGGCGTCATGCTGCCCGTGGCGGCAGCCATTCTGCTCATTGGCATCGGTGCCTCCTTCGTGAAGCCCTGCATCGCGGGCACGGTACAGCGCACCCACCTGGGCAAGGCCACCCTGGCCTTCGGCATCTTCTATACCGTGATCAACGTGGGCAGCGTGTTCGGACGCCTCACGGCCTTCTTCGTGCGCACCAAGCTCGGCAAGCTCGACACCATCTTCATCGTCTCCATGATCGCCTCTGTGCTGGCGTTCCTGGTGGTGACGCTCCTGTACCGCGATCCCGAGGCGGCGGTGGATCTCAGCAAGCCCAAGCGCAGCCTCGGCGAGATCTTCATCGGGATGTTCAAGGTGCTCGGCAACGGCCGCTTCGCCATGTTCCTGCTGGTGAGCAGCGGTTTCTACTTCATCTACAACCAGGTCTACAACGTGCTGCCGCTTTACGTCTCGAAGACGGTCGAGCTGGGCCCGCGCATGGATCTCTACACCCTGGCCAATCCCCTCACCATCGTGTTGTTCCAGCTGGTCATCACCAAGGTCTTCGGCAAGCTCCCCCCCATCAAATCCATCATCGTGGGCACGGTCATCATCGGCCTGGCCATGCTGATCAACGTGGCGCCCCTGTTCATGGCGGGCGGCGTGACCATGCGGGTGTGGCTGCCCTTGGGCAGCCTCTTCGTGGTGATGACCGTGGCGCTCATTGCGTTCGGCGAACTCTTCGCCGCCAGCCGCCTCTACGAATACATCGGATCCCTGGCGCCCAAGGGCCAGGAGGGCCTGTTCCTGGGCTATGCCAACCTGCCCATGGCCATCGGCAGCCTGGTGGGGGGCCCTGCGGGGGCCTGGCTCTTCAACAAGGTCATGTGCGCGGGAGCGGTGAAGCAGTCCAGCGGCCTCCTGCAACTCGACCCCAAAGCCGCGGCCAGCGGTTGGATCATCCTCACCCTCTTCGGCCTGGGCAGCGCCCTCAGCCTGTGGGTCTACAACCGCTGGCTGCAGAAGCAGGGCTAG
- a CDS encoding NAD-dependent malic enzyme, translating to MERYGLTVDKNGRPHAAVPYRGMRLLSHPMYSKGTAFTAEERQAFGLDGLLPHTVSTLEQQSLRVYNNISRKQDPLEKFIGLASLQDRNEYLFYRVLLDHIQEFLPIVYTPTVGQACQEFSHIFRRGRGIWITPEHRGRIYDVLGNAPYDDVRLIVVTDNERILGLGDQGAGGMGIPIGKLALYTAAAGIPPWQTLPISLDVGTDNQTLLADELYLGWRAPRLRGPEYDSLVEEFVQAVKKRFPKALLQWEDFKKNNAFRLLDRYQKQITSFNDDIQGTAAVGVAGMIAGARVTGIPLQQQRVVILGAGAAGVGIARLIRETLRQEGLSGDALTQATVNLDSKGLLVDDEPINDVHKRDFAWPAAMAEKAGLGKGQPRDLLAVIRALHPTMLIGTSGEPGAFTEEAIREMGKHVERPLVFPMSNPTSMSEAKPADVLRWTEGRALIATGSPFEPVPMNGRMHVIGQGNNVYIFPGVGLGALVCEAKEVTTSMFSAAARSLANTIHTDELESGSLFPSAERIREVTAAVAEAVVKDAIACGVARRHIDAKDIPSAVAQAMWTPTYLPEEPAPQEWATAFHTTTVD from the coding sequence ATGGAACGCTACGGCCTGACAGTCGACAAGAACGGGAGGCCCCATGCGGCCGTTCCGTACCGGGGCATGCGCCTATTAAGCCACCCCATGTATTCCAAGGGCACGGCCTTCACAGCAGAGGAGCGGCAGGCTTTCGGCTTGGATGGCCTGCTTCCCCACACGGTGAGCACCCTGGAGCAGCAATCCCTGCGCGTCTACAACAACATCAGCCGCAAGCAGGATCCCCTGGAGAAATTCATCGGCCTCGCCTCGCTGCAGGATCGCAACGAGTATCTGTTCTACCGGGTGCTCCTCGATCACATCCAGGAATTCCTGCCCATCGTCTACACCCCCACCGTGGGTCAGGCCTGCCAGGAATTCAGCCATATCTTCCGCCGCGGCCGGGGCATCTGGATCACGCCAGAACACCGGGGCCGGATCTACGATGTGCTGGGCAACGCGCCCTATGACGATGTGCGCCTCATTGTGGTCACAGACAACGAGCGCATCCTCGGCCTGGGCGACCAGGGTGCGGGCGGCATGGGCATCCCCATCGGCAAGCTGGCGCTCTACACCGCGGCGGCGGGCATTCCCCCCTGGCAGACCCTTCCCATCAGCCTGGATGTGGGCACCGACAACCAGACCCTCCTGGCCGATGAACTCTACCTCGGCTGGCGGGCTCCGCGGCTGCGTGGCCCTGAGTACGATTCCCTCGTGGAAGAGTTCGTCCAGGCCGTGAAGAAGCGCTTCCCCAAGGCCCTGCTCCAGTGGGAGGACTTCAAGAAGAACAACGCCTTCCGCCTGCTGGATCGCTACCAGAAGCAGATCACCAGCTTCAACGACGACATCCAGGGCACGGCCGCCGTGGGCGTGGCGGGCATGATCGCCGGTGCCCGGGTCACCGGCATCCCCCTGCAGCAGCAGCGGGTGGTGATTCTCGGCGCGGGCGCCGCGGGCGTGGGCATCGCGCGGCTGATCCGCGAAACCCTGCGCCAGGAGGGTCTGAGCGGCGATGCGCTGACCCAGGCCACCGTGAACCTCGACAGCAAAGGCCTCCTGGTGGATGACGAGCCCATCAATGACGTGCACAAACGCGACTTCGCCTGGCCCGCAGCCATGGCGGAGAAGGCGGGTCTCGGGAAGGGCCAGCCCCGCGACCTGCTGGCCGTGATCCGCGCCCTGCACCCCACCATGCTCATTGGAACGTCCGGAGAGCCCGGCGCGTTCACGGAAGAAGCCATCCGCGAAATGGGCAAGCATGTGGAACGCCCCCTGGTGTTCCCCATGTCCAACCCCACCAGCATGAGCGAAGCGAAGCCCGCGGACGTGCTGCGCTGGACCGAGGGCCGGGCCCTCATCGCCACGGGCAGCCCCTTCGAGCCCGTGCCCATGAACGGACGGATGCACGTCATCGGCCAGGGCAACAATGTCTACATCTTCCCCGGCGTGGGGCTGGGCGCCCTGGTGTGCGAAGCCAAGGAAGTCACCACCAGCATGTTCTCCGCGGCGGCCCGCAGCCTCGCGAACACCATTCACACCGACGAACTGGAATCCGGCAGCCTCTTCCCCTCTGCGGAACGGATTCGCGAAGTGACCGCCGCCGTGGCCGAAGCCGTGGTGAAGGATGCCATCGCCTGCGGCGTCGCCCGACGCCACATCGACGCGAAGGACATCCCCTCCGCCGTGGCCCAGGCCATGTGGACGCCGACCTACCTCCCCGAAGAACCGGCGCCCCAAGAGTGGGCAACCGCCTTCCACACCACCACCGTCGATTAA
- the hppD gene encoding 4-hydroxyphenylpyruvate dioxygenase — MTTHPNPLGLRGIDFTEFCGPSTADLEKLFLAFGFSRTRQHATLPIAAYQQHDITFLLNDGHTGFSRDFAKAHGPAISSMGWRVDDAAFAHTEALRRGAKAATRQDLPYPAIHGIGDSLIYFIDRFGAKGSILEADFVPHADPLLQPDKGFLTVDHLTNNVHPGTMEQWADFYKNVFGFFEVRYFDIKGMKTGLTSYALRSPDGSFCIPINQPKSDKDQIAEYLREYDGPGVQHLAFATRDILASLDAMAGSPIETLDIDPDYYQEVFQRVPGVREDPKRIEAHKVLVDGNEHGYLLQIFTKNIIGPIFIEIIQRENDLGFGEGNFTALFRSIERDQQRRGVI; from the coding sequence ATGACCACCCATCCCAATCCCCTCGGCCTGCGCGGCATCGACTTCACCGAATTCTGCGGGCCCAGCACCGCGGACCTGGAGAAGCTCTTCCTGGCCTTCGGCTTTTCCCGCACGCGCCAGCACGCCACCCTGCCCATCGCCGCCTACCAGCAGCACGACATCACCTTCCTGCTGAACGATGGCCACACGGGCTTCTCCCGCGATTTCGCCAAGGCCCATGGCCCCGCCATCTCCAGCATGGGCTGGCGCGTGGATGACGCCGCCTTCGCCCACACCGAGGCCCTGCGCCGAGGCGCCAAGGCCGCCACCCGCCAGGATCTCCCCTACCCCGCCATCCACGGCATCGGCGACAGCCTCATCTACTTCATCGACCGCTTCGGCGCCAAGGGCAGCATCCTCGAGGCGGACTTCGTGCCCCACGCGGATCCGCTCCTCCAGCCCGACAAGGGCTTCCTCACCGTGGACCACCTCACCAACAACGTGCATCCGGGCACCATGGAACAGTGGGCCGACTTCTACAAGAACGTCTTCGGCTTTTTCGAAGTGCGCTACTTCGACATCAAGGGCATGAAAACGGGCCTCACCTCGTACGCCCTGCGCAGCCCCGATGGCAGCTTCTGCATCCCCATCAACCAGCCCAAGTCCGACAAGGATCAGATCGCGGAATACCTGCGCGAATACGACGGCCCCGGCGTGCAGCACCTGGCCTTCGCCACCCGCGACATCCTGGCCTCCCTGGATGCCATGGCCGGATCCCCCATCGAGACCCTGGACATCGATCCCGACTACTACCAGGAAGTCTTTCAGCGCGTGCCCGGCGTGCGCGAAGACCCCAAGCGCATCGAAGCCCACAAGGTGCTGGTGGACGGCAACGAGCACGGCTACCTGCTGCAGATCTTCACCAAGAACATCATCGGCCCCATCTTCATCGAGATCATCCAGCGCGAGAACGACCTGGGCTTCGGAGAAGGCAACTTCACTGCCCTGTTCCGCTCCATCGAACGCGACCAGCAGCGGCGTGGCGTGATCTGA